One Fusarium oxysporum f. sp. lycopersici 4287 chromosome 8, whole genome shotgun sequence genomic region harbors:
- a CDS encoding HAL protein kinase — protein MGIMAALSAPRAMVAPHQHQPQGPSTLVTEEGGESGSESAVEPVTPVSGRQSQDFTLQSQDLQDLQNLQSYQTASATSSGVVPIAIPNSGNPNKGTYISQSVNNSRPPTTYEPSTPRATEPESGSSLTRQSTRGSISTSSFKRTMSSFFRRSNSHVKNDYTPSESATPSVVSAPTEPQTNGQPRAAARRRFSMNRSSATTRSNSPPSPSDNGLEMAPAHRERASDKSLPSQGDFKKNRASTGLTLRGRAINFVGAHNTSRGTGHKRPEFTRRASSYDGSRPSTPLPPPAEGDETMYPPERSVWPLPPDSGTGAKARRMSLSLPDDFAVDVAELQNEFEYQRKFLGRHGKHLGKGAASKVTLMMRKGYPEELYAVKEFRGKSHRESQQDYENKIKSEFSIAKSLHHPNIVETFRLCTDHGRWNHVMEYCSEGDLFSLVSKGHLKGDDRKKDRICLFKQLIQGVHYLHANGIAHRDIKLENLLITKDSKLKITDFGVSEVFCGTHPGLREAGGQCGRNMSGEIRLCSPGICGSEPYIAPEVLAKKENYDPRALDVWSSAIVMIYLTFGGAIWSRAVPGELHYDKLVKGWETWYGKHPESDATISDTDYPKCYALDVGMSPPALRRLVLQMLNPDPQKRISIEDVIHNRWLKNVECCQLESYDDPALLIDATKKDNTANGNKKIFCHNHLPPKGTGSHSLGKMPGQPGY, from the exons ATGGGCATTATGGCGGCACTCTCGGCCCCAAGGGCCATGGTAGCACCccaccagcaccaaccaCAGGGACCCTCCACCCTCGTCACAG AAGAAGGTGGTGAATCTGGAAGCGAATCCGCCGTTGAACCCGTTACACCTGTTAGTGGTCGCCAGTCCCAGGACTTCACCCTTCAGAGCCAGGACCTGCAGGACCTCCAAAATCTGCAGTCTTACCAGACGGCTTCAGCCACATCTTCAGGAGTTGTACCTATCGCGATCCCCAACTCGGGCAACCCCAACAAAGGAACATATATATCACAATCCGTAAATAACAGCCGGCCTCCTACTACCTACGAACCAAGTACTCCAAGAGCAACAGAACCTGAGTCAGGCAGTTCTCTCACCCGTCAGTCAACCCGAGGTTCCATCTCCACCTCGAGTTTCAAGCGCACCATGTCGAGCTTCTTCCGCCGATCAAATTCCCACGTCAAGAACGATTATACACCTTCGGAATCTGCAACACCCTCCGTCGTGTCCGCACCAACGGAGCCTCAAACAAATGGCCAACCACGTGCTGCAGCTCGCCGTCGTTTCTCCATGAACCGCTCTTCTGCAACTACTCGTTCCAACTCACCCCCTTCGCCTAGCGACAATGGATTGGAAATGGCTCCCGCACACCGTGAACGTGCCTCTGACAAGTCTCTTCCCAGTCAAGGagacttcaagaagaaccGTGCATCGACTGGTCTGACTCTGCGTGGCCGAGCTATTAACTTCGTTGGCGCTCATAACACCAGCCGAGGAACCGGGCACAAGCGTCCTGAATTCACCCGCAGAGCTAGCAGCTATGACGGTAGTCGACCCAGTACCCCTCTCCCACCTCCCGCGGAAGGCGACGAAACAATGTACCCACCTGAACGAAGTGTCtggcctcttcctcctgaCTCCGGTACTGGTGCCAAGGCTCGACGAATGAGTTTGAGCCTCCCTGATGATTTCGCCGTGGACGTAGCTGAGCTACAGAATGAATTCGAATACCAGCGCAAATTCCTCGGTCGTCATGGCAAGCATCTTGGCAAGGGAGCGGCTTCTAAGGTTACCCTTATGATGCGAAAAGGCTACCCAGAAGAGCTCTACGCCGTGAAGGAGTTCCGCGGCAAATCGCACCGAGAAAGCCAACAGGATTacgagaacaagatcaagtcaGAATTCAGCATTGCGAAGAGCTTGCACCACCCCAATATTGTCGAGACTTTCCGCCTATGTACCGATCACGGGCGATGGAACCATGTTATGGAATACTGCTCGGAAGGTGATCTTTTCAGCTTGGTCTCCAAGGGTCATCTCAAGGGCGATGACCGCAAGAAGGACCGCATTTGTCTCTTCAAGCAGCTTATTCAAGGTGTCCATTACTTGCATGCCAATGGCATTGCCCATCGTGacatcaagcttgagaacCTTCTGATCACCAAGGACAGTAAGCTCAAGATTACCGATTTTGGTGTATCGGAAGTTTTCTGTGGTACTCACCCCGGTCTTCGTGAAGCTGGTGGACAATGCGGCCGTAACATGAGCGGCGAGATCCGCCTTTGCTCGCCTGGTATCTGTGGAAGTGAGCCCTACATCGCCCCCGAGGTcctcgccaagaaggaaaacTACGACCCCCGAGCACTCGATGTGTGGAGTTCTGCGATTGTCATGATTTATCTCACTTTTGGTGGCGCCATCTGGTCCCGCGCTGTCCCAGGAGAGCTCCATTATGATAAGCTTGTCAAGGGCTGGGAAACATGGTATGGGAAGCATCCAGAGTCCGACGCCACTATCTCTGATACGGATTACCCCAAATGCTACGCCCTCGACGTGGGCATGTCCCCACCTGCTCTCCGTCGTCTTGTGCTACAGATGTTGAACCCTGATCCGCAAAAGCGTAT
- a CDS encoding HAL protein kinase, giving the protein MGIMAALSAPRAMVAPHQHQPQGPSTLVTDKSTSPSTFRPNQFQSLSSPREYSTDLTESIVLEEGGESGSESAVEPVTPVSGRQSQDFTLQSQDLQDLQNLQSYQTASATSSGVVPIAIPNSGNPNKGTYISQSVNNSRPPTTYEPSTPRATEPESGSSLTRQSTRGSISTSSFKRTMSSFFRRSNSHVKNDYTPSESATPSVVSAPTEPQTNGQPRAAARRRFSMNRSSATTRSNSPPSPSDNGLEMAPAHRERASDKSLPSQGDFKKNRASTGLTLRGRAINFVGAHNTSRGTGHKRPEFTRRASSYDGSRPSTPLPPPAEGDETMYPPERSVWPLPPDSGTGAKARRMSLSLPDDFAVDVAELQNEFEYQRKFLGRHGKHLGKGAASKVTLMMRKGYPEELYAVKEFRGKSHRESQQDYENKIKSEFSIAKSLHHPNIVETFRLCTDHGRWNHVMEYCSEGDLFSLVSKGHLKGDDRKKDRICLFKQLIQGVHYLHANGIAHRDIKLENLLITKDSKLKITDFGVSEVFCGTHPGLREAGGQCGRNMSGEIRLCSPGICGSEPYIAPEVLAKKENYDPRALDVWSSAIVMIYLTFGGAIWSRAVPGELHYDKLVKGWETWYGKHPESDATISDTDYPKCYALDVGMSPPALRRLVLQMLNPDPQKRISIEDVIHNRWLKNVECCQLESYDDPALLIDATKKDNTANGNKKIFCHNHLPPKGTGSHSLGKMPGQPGY; this is encoded by the exons ATGGGCATTATGGCGGCACTCTCGGCCCCAAGGGCCATGGTAGCACCccaccagcaccaaccaCAGGGACCCTCCACCCTCGTCACAG ATAAAAGTACCTCACCCTCTACCTTTCGCCCAAACCAGTTCCAGTCCCTATCGTCGCCTCGCGAATATAGTACCGACCTTACTGAATCAATTGTCCTAGAAGAAGGTGGTGAATCTGGAAGCGAATCCGCCGTTGAACCCGTTACACCTGTTAGTGGTCGCCAGTCCCAGGACTTCACCCTTCAGAGCCAGGACCTGCAGGACCTCCAAAATCTGCAGTCTTACCAGACGGCTTCAGCCACATCTTCAGGAGTTGTACCTATCGCGATCCCCAACTCGGGCAACCCCAACAAAGGAACATATATATCACAATCCGTAAATAACAGCCGGCCTCCTACTACCTACGAACCAAGTACTCCAAGAGCAACAGAACCTGAGTCAGGCAGTTCTCTCACCCGTCAGTCAACCCGAGGTTCCATCTCCACCTCGAGTTTCAAGCGCACCATGTCGAGCTTCTTCCGCCGATCAAATTCCCACGTCAAGAACGATTATACACCTTCGGAATCTGCAACACCCTCCGTCGTGTCCGCACCAACGGAGCCTCAAACAAATGGCCAACCACGTGCTGCAGCTCGCCGTCGTTTCTCCATGAACCGCTCTTCTGCAACTACTCGTTCCAACTCACCCCCTTCGCCTAGCGACAATGGATTGGAAATGGCTCCCGCACACCGTGAACGTGCCTCTGACAAGTCTCTTCCCAGTCAAGGagacttcaagaagaaccGTGCATCGACTGGTCTGACTCTGCGTGGCCGAGCTATTAACTTCGTTGGCGCTCATAACACCAGCCGAGGAACCGGGCACAAGCGTCCTGAATTCACCCGCAGAGCTAGCAGCTATGACGGTAGTCGACCCAGTACCCCTCTCCCACCTCCCGCGGAAGGCGACGAAACAATGTACCCACCTGAACGAAGTGTCtggcctcttcctcctgaCTCCGGTACTGGTGCCAAGGCTCGACGAATGAGTTTGAGCCTCCCTGATGATTTCGCCGTGGACGTAGCTGAGCTACAGAATGAATTCGAATACCAGCGCAAATTCCTCGGTCGTCATGGCAAGCATCTTGGCAAGGGAGCGGCTTCTAAGGTTACCCTTATGATGCGAAAAGGCTACCCAGAAGAGCTCTACGCCGTGAAGGAGTTCCGCGGCAAATCGCACCGAGAAAGCCAACAGGATTacgagaacaagatcaagtcaGAATTCAGCATTGCGAAGAGCTTGCACCACCCCAATATTGTCGAGACTTTCCGCCTATGTACCGATCACGGGCGATGGAACCATGTTATGGAATACTGCTCGGAAGGTGATCTTTTCAGCTTGGTCTCCAAGGGTCATCTCAAGGGCGATGACCGCAAGAAGGACCGCATTTGTCTCTTCAAGCAGCTTATTCAAGGTGTCCATTACTTGCATGCCAATGGCATTGCCCATCGTGacatcaagcttgagaacCTTCTGATCACCAAGGACAGTAAGCTCAAGATTACCGATTTTGGTGTATCGGAAGTTTTCTGTGGTACTCACCCCGGTCTTCGTGAAGCTGGTGGACAATGCGGCCGTAACATGAGCGGCGAGATCCGCCTTTGCTCGCCTGGTATCTGTGGAAGTGAGCCCTACATCGCCCCCGAGGTcctcgccaagaaggaaaacTACGACCCCCGAGCACTCGATGTGTGGAGTTCTGCGATTGTCATGATTTATCTCACTTTTGGTGGCGCCATCTGGTCCCGCGCTGTCCCAGGAGAGCTCCATTATGATAAGCTTGTCAAGGGCTGGGAAACATGGTATGGGAAGCATCCAGAGTCCGACGCCACTATCTCTGATACGGATTACCCCAAATGCTACGCCCTCGACGTGGGCATGTCCCCACCTGCTCTCCGTCGTCTTGTGCTACAGATGTTGAACCCTGATCCGCAAAAGCGTAT